The Styela clava chromosome 13, kaStyClav1.hap1.2, whole genome shotgun sequence genome has a window encoding:
- the LOC120332678 gene encoding uncharacterized protein LOC120332678 yields MTGVTVLFLTFVTLINVVHCQLELSGFRNTTLWAHEESQNYVQNRTTLPRAHINMTSLFKDARSTIIGNFSRLDGNLIVNLLSIEEIERRLEKSSVSRLDGNPIVNLPPIEEIERRLEKSSGSPRVRSKFCQRCPCACKTLPRKNGSFSRPALRRYVAGSASENSPKRTRFNRSRYQTPPAI; encoded by the exons ATGACTGGAGTGACAGTGCTATTTTTGACTTTTGTAACTCTAATCAACGTTGTTCACTGTCAACTGGAACTGTCTGGTTTTCGAAACACAACATTATGGGCACACGAGGAATCGCAGAACTATGTGCAAAATCGAACTACACTACCTCGTGCACATATCAATATGACATCATTGTTCAAAGACGCTAGATCAACCATAATTGGAAATT TTAGTCGACTCGACGGGAATCTGATTGTTAATTTACTTTCGATTGAAGAGATTGAGAGACGATTGGAAAAGAGTTCAG TTAGTCGACTCGACGGGAATCCGATTGTTAATTTACCTCCGATTGAAGAGATTGAGAGACGATTGGAAAAGAGTTCAG gTAGCCCCCGCGTACGAAGTAAATTTTGTCAACGTTGTCCCTGTGCATGCAAAAC CCTACCGAGAAAGAATGGATCATTTTCTCGGCCTGCACTTCGGAGATATGTGGCTGGAAGCGCTAGCGAAAACTCACCAAAAAGAACAAG atttaatCGTAGCCGTTATCAGACTCCACCTGCCATATGA